The window GGTGCTAAAGGCGAGCAGAAACGGTTAAATTCTTCTCTCTGTCCGGGGCCCTTCTTTGCCCCGTAGCCTGAGCGAAAGGGGTAAAAGAAAGGCATATCCGGTCGATAAACGGGGGTCCGTGGAACCTGAGAGATGGAATTTTCGGGCCGTTTGTTTTTGTAGGAGGAAAAACAGCGCGGGACAGCTCCGGGGATGCTGCAAAGGGAAGGGGTAAAAAGGGGAAAACGGTAGTCCTACCTGCGAGGTTCCAGGCCAGGGGCGAAAACGAGAAACTGAGCTTTCACCGGAACCTCTACGGAACCTCCAGGGGGTAAAACGACAAAGGACTTAGCCCAATTAAGAGCTAAGTCCTTGTTTTTATGGTGCGCCTCGAGGAATTCGAATCCCCGGCCTTCTGATCCGTAAAACGAGCGATGGTGTCAACAATTTTCTGTATGGCGGAGAGGGAGGGATTCGAACCCTCGGTACAGGTTTACCCCGTACACTCGCTTAGCAGGCGAGCGCCTTCAGCCGACTCGGCCACCTCTCCATGCATACACTCAATTATTGAGGAGCGGTTTATAACATACTTCCGATTGGCAGACAATACATTTTATTGGGGACAGGCAGCAGCCGCTGCCGCCATTCTTATTGACAGGAAGCGGGCTCGCACCCTATCTTCCCACATCGACAGCATCCGCATCTATCTATTCGAAAGAGTAATTTTCATGACCATTCCCCCGGCTATCGTCCTTGCTTCGGCTTCGCCGCGGCGCAAAGAACTTCTGGAACGCGTCGGCGTTGACTGTGCCGTCATCCCCAGTCATATCAATGAAGATCACCTGCCCGGCGAATCGCCGCGTGAGCATGTCCTGCGTTTGTCCCATGAAAAAGCTCTGGAGATCGCCAATCGCGCGGATATCCCCGGTCGCTGGTTCATCGGCAGTGACACAGTGGTGGTGCGCGACGACTCCATTCTCGGCAAACCGGTGGATGCGGCCGATGCGGCAGCGATGCTCACCTCCCTCTCCGGGCGCAGTCATGAGGTCCTGACCGGCTTTGCCGTGCATGATCGCGAGCAGAGGACGACGATCAGCGAAGTGGTGAGTACCGCGGTCCGCTTCAAGGAGTTGACAGCAGCGGAAATCAGTGGCTACATTGCCAGTGGAGAGCCCTTTGACAAGGCCGGTGCTTACGCAATCCAGGGGATCGGTGCCTTCATGGTGCAGGCGATCAACGGCAGCTATACCAATGTCGTCGGCCTACCGCTTTGTGAAGTGATCGACGCTCTCGAACATATGGGTGCGGTGAAACTTTTTACAACCGACCGTTAATTCGACCACCCCCAACCCTTTAGGCCCCAGAGGGTCCTCCTTAAGTAAGAAGGGGAGCTTAAAGCCTGAGTCCCACCCTTATTCAAGGAGGGGCAAGGGGTGGTAAGGTTTCAGATAGAAAGAAAGATCCCATGACCATAGCCAGCAACATTGCCAATATCCGCGCCCGTATCGACGCCGCCTGCCAACGCTGCCAGCGCGATCCCGGCACTGTGCGCCTGGTGGCGGTCTCCAAGACCCATCCGGCTGTCAGTGTCGACGCGGCTGCCGCGGCCGGACAGGAGATCTTCGGCGAAAATTATGTGCAGGAATTTGTTGCCAAGGCGGAGGAAGTCTCCGCGCCGGTGCAGTGGCACTTTATCGGCTCGCTGCAGAGCAACAAGGTCAAATATCTCGCCGGCAAGGTGGCGATGATCCACTCCGTCGATCGCCTCTCGCTGGCTGAGGAACTTGAGCGGCAATGGGGGAAGCTCGATCGTATTCTGGAGATCCTCATCGAAGTCAACCTCGGCGACGAGGAATCAAAGGGGGGAGCAAGCACGGACGCCGCCATCGCCCTGGTGCGCCGCATCGCCACCCTGCCGCATTTACAGATCTGCGGTCTGATGGCCCTCCCCCCCTACCTGGAAGATGCCGAAGAGGTGCGCCCCTATTTCCGCCGCCTGCGGGAGCTGGCCCTCCAGATAAATGCATGCCAAATTGACGGCGTCGTCATGCGCGAACTCTCCATGGGGATGAGTCATGACTTTGAAATCGCCATCGAAGAAGGAGCGACCCTGGTGCGGGTGGGGACCGCAATCTTCGGCGCGCGGGGGATACAAGCCTGATGTCCTACGCGCCGATCCTCTTTGATCTCGACGGCACCCTGATCGACTCCCTCGCCGATCTCACCACCGCGCTCAACCTGTTGCGAGGGGAACTGAACCTGTCACCCGTGACCATCCCGGCAGTGCGCGCCTGCGTCGGTGACGGGGCAACGCTGCTGGTGCGCCGCGTCCTCGGCGACGACCTCTTCTCTCCTTCCCACCTGCAGCGCTTCCTCACCCTCTACAGCGAACATCTTGCCGAAGAAACGACTCTCTACCCCGGCATCCGGACCTGTCTGGATCGCTTTTCGGATCGCCCTCTGGCAGTGGTGACGAATAAGCCCTACCAGCTGACCATGGACCTTCTTCACGCCCTCGATCTGAACCGCTACTTTGCGGTGGTCATCGGCGGCGACAGCTGTCCGGTAAAGAAGCCGGATCCGACGCCAATCAAAGTCGCCCTGCACCGCCTCGACGCGACGGCAGCAGGGGCGATCATGATCGGCGACCACCACACCGACCTGAAATCGGGGCAGGCCGCCGGGCTCGATGTCTGCTTCTGTACCTGGGGTTTTGGCGACGACGGCGGTTGCAAGCCGAACCACCGCGTCGATAATGCCACGGAACTGTTACAGGTCCTGCTGTGACCCAACCCGGGATCGACGCACCACCCCTTCTCACCCAGCGCGAGATCGCCCTCTTCTTTCTGCCGATGCTCCTCAATGTTCAGCTGATGAGTATCTCCCACTCCATCATCAACGCCTTTCTTGCCCGCTCTGCCGAACAGATCGTCGCTCTCGCTGCCTTCTCGGTGGCGATGGTCATCCACATCTTCCTTGCTTCTCCGTCCTACCAGAACCACTCGGTGACCATCGCCATGGTGCGCGGACGCAAATCGTATCGCGGCACGGTGATCTTCGTCCTGGTGGTGGCGAGCTATGTGTCACTGATGCTGTGCCTGATCGCCTTCACCCCGATCGGCGACTACCTCCTGCAAAGCTTTCTCGGCATCGACGCCATTATCACCCGGGAAGCCAAGCGGGCCCTCGGCATCCTCGCTTTCCTCCCCTTTATCACCGGCTTTCGTGGCTTCTTCCAGGGATTGCTGATGCAGCAGCGCCGCACCGCCCTCCTCTCCAGCGCCACCCTGATTCGGGTTGTCGCCCTCTTTGTCATTCTCGGCCTCGGCAGCCGCTGGCTGAGCGGCATCACCCTCGGCGCCGTCGGGCTCTTCGGCTGCGTCACGATCGAAACGATCATCGTCGGCATCATTGCCCTGCGCATGCCCAAACCGGTGGCGCTCCCTGATCTCGACGAAAAAGGGGCGTGGGAGATCCTCCGCTTCGGCTTTCACCTCGCGTATGCCTCCTGTTTTCAGCAAGCGATTCCCCTGCTGATCAGCGCCCTTCTCGGCCGCCTCCCCGATGCGACCCTCGCCCTCGCTGCTTACGGGGTGCTGCGCGGCTTCCTCTTCCTCCTCGCCGGACCGCTACGCAACCTGCAACAGACCTATCAATCCCTGGTGCGCCGCCCCGAGGACTTTGCGACGATGATCCGCTTTCACCGCTGGGCCGGCGGCCTTCTCGCCCTCGGTCTCCTGCTGATCGCCTTCCCGCTGCGCACTCCGGTCCTCGGCGGTCTGATGGGGCTCGATCTTGAGATGCGCGACTATATCGCCATCCCCCTGGCGTGCAGCGCCCTTTACCCTCTTCTTTACGGCTCGACCAACGTCCTGCGCGGCTACTTCACCACGCAGCACCGCACCTTTGAGCTCGGGCGTTCGACCGCCTACAAGGTTGCCTTCCTCCTCCTGGTCTGGGGGATCATGCTGCTCTTCCCGGTCCCGGTACCGGGGATTGCCATCGCCGTCTTCCTGCTGGTCGCCAGCGAATTCTGTGAAAACTTCTACCTGATCTGGCGGCGCCGCGTCCTCCTCCGCCAGGAACTCCTTGCCCCGGAGCGGTCATGAACGAAAAGAAACACCCCTGCCCGGACTGTCAATGCTGCCAGTGGTGTTCGGACGATCGCTGTCGGCTTTGTCTGAAGACGAAGAAGAGTTGCTGTAAATACGGAAGTATGGCCGAGCAGATTGCCCTCTATGACGAGTTGAACCGGAAAGCTGAGGAAGAAAAATCGTAGTGGCGCACCTGTGTGTGCGCCACTACCAATCACCCCCACCGGCGAGCACTCCTAACCGCGCAATCTTGCCATCCTCCCCCTGGCTCCAGAAAGCAGCATTGAGCCGGATACAGTTGGTAAACTTCCCCGCTGCCGAGAAGAGATTCCCCGGCGCAATCGAGATTCCCGCTGTCAGCGCCTGATGATATAGACGCATGGCGTCGACCCCCTCGGGCATCTCCACCCACAGCGAAAATCCCCCCTTCGGTCGCGAGACCCGCGTCCCCGCCGGAAAATGACAGCCAACCGCTGCCGCCATCTGCGCCACCTTGCTCGCGTAGATCTTGCGGATGGTGCGGAGATGATGATCGTAGCCGCCATTGGCGAGGAACTCCGCCACAGCCATCTGCGTCGGCGACGGCGAAGCGATGGTCGTCAACATCTTCAGCCGCTCAATCTTCTCCTGAAAACGGCCGGCTGCAATCCAGCCGATGCGGTAGCCGGGGGCGATAGTCTTGGAAAAAGAGGAGCAGAGCAGGACGAGGCCTTTTTTGTCCCACTGCTTGGCCACCGTCGGCCGACTGCCGTCAAAGGCGAGATCGCCGTAGATATCGTCTTCGATCAGGGGGATGTCACGGGCAGCGAGGAGTTCGACCAATTCCCGCTTGCGCGCATCGGGCATGACGAAGCCGAGGGGATTGTTGAAGTTACTTACCACCACGCAGGCGCGGACGTCATTGTGCTCCAGGACGTAACGGAGGACCTCCAGTGACATGCCATCCACCGGACTGCTTGGGATCTCCAGGGTCTTGAGACCGAGTTCCTGGATCAGCTGCAAAAAATTGTAGTAAACCGGCGACTCGACGACGATGGTGTCGCCGGGGCGGCAGACCGTGCGCAGCGCCAGAAAGACGGCTTCGCTGCACCCTTCGGTGATAACGATCTCCTCGGGGCGCAGGGCACAGCCGCTCAACACCAGGCGCTGTGCCACCTCCTTGCGCAGGCGCGGGTTTCCCGGCGGCATCGCATAGGAGACGCTCTGGGTGCGGAAACGCCGCGCCTCGCTGGAGAGCATACGGTTGAGCTTGTCGATCGGCAACTGTTCGGGATTAGGCATGGCGCAGCCGAAGTAAGTGAGGTCGGGATTGCTGATGTCACGCATCACCATCGCTGTCACTTCGGAGTTGTCGACCGCCATCGGGCAGATCTCTTTTGCGGCCAGGGTCGGTGGCGGCAGCTCCTCGGGGAGGCGGCCGCAAACATAGTAGCCCGACTGCGGTCGCGCCGCGATCAAACGGCGGTTTTCGAGGAGGACGTAGGATTCCTTGACGGTATTGATGCTCATCTGCATCTGCCGAC of the Deltaproteobacteria bacterium HGW-Deltaproteobacteria-4 genome contains:
- a CDS encoding septum formation inhibitor Maf; this translates as MTIPPAIVLASASPRRKELLERVGVDCAVIPSHINEDHLPGESPREHVLRLSHEKALEIANRADIPGRWFIGSDTVVVRDDSILGKPVDAADAAAMLTSLSGRSHEVLTGFAVHDREQRTTISEVVSTAVRFKELTAAEISGYIASGEPFDKAGAYAIQGIGAFMVQAINGSYTNVVGLPLCEVIDALEHMGAVKLFTTDR
- a CDS encoding YggS family pyridoxal phosphate-dependent enzyme — encoded protein: MTIASNIANIRARIDAACQRCQRDPGTVRLVAVSKTHPAVSVDAAAAAGQEIFGENYVQEFVAKAEEVSAPVQWHFIGSLQSNKVKYLAGKVAMIHSVDRLSLAEELERQWGKLDRILEILIEVNLGDEESKGGASTDAAIALVRRIATLPHLQICGLMALPPYLEDAEEVRPYFRRLRELALQINACQIDGVVMRELSMGMSHDFEIAIEEGATLVRVGTAIFGARGIQA
- a CDS encoding HAD family hydrolase — encoded protein: MSYAPILFDLDGTLIDSLADLTTALNLLRGELNLSPVTIPAVRACVGDGATLLVRRVLGDDLFSPSHLQRFLTLYSEHLAEETTLYPGIRTCLDRFSDRPLAVVTNKPYQLTMDLLHALDLNRYFAVVIGGDSCPVKKPDPTPIKVALHRLDATAAGAIMIGDHHTDLKSGQAAGLDVCFCTWGFGDDGGCKPNHRVDNATELLQVLL
- a CDS encoding GntR family transcriptional regulator, with the protein product MPLYEELAGKIAYLISEGTYRPGERVPSIRAMSRQMQMSINTVKESYVLLENRRLIAARPQSGYYVCGRLPEELPPPTLAAKEICPMAVDNSEVTAMVMRDISNPDLTYFGCAMPNPEQLPIDKLNRMLSSEARRFRTQSVSYAMPPGNPRLRKEVAQRLVLSGCALRPEEIVITEGCSEAVFLALRTVCRPGDTIVVESPVYYNFLQLIQELGLKTLEIPSSPVDGMSLEVLRYVLEHNDVRACVVVSNFNNPLGFVMPDARKRELVELLAARDIPLIEDDIYGDLAFDGSRPTVAKQWDKKGLVLLCSSFSKTIAPGYRIGWIAAGRFQEKIERLKMLTTIASPSPTQMAVAEFLANGGYDHHLRTIRKIYASKVAQMAAAVGCHFPAGTRVSRPKGGFSLWVEMPEGVDAMRLYHQALTAGISIAPGNLFSAAGKFTNCIRLNAAFWSQGEDGKIARLGVLAGGGDW